The stretch of DNA GCGACGGCGGACGGGCGGCCGCCGTGCCGTGCGCCCCGCCGGGACCGTCGGAGGCGACGAGCGGTGGCTGAGGTCCACCGTCCCGGCGCCGGCGGTGACATCGTCGGGTGCCCCGCCGGACCGGTCCACGGCAGTCCCGTCCACGGCGGACCCGTCCACGGTGGAGATGGCCACGGCGGAGACGGCCACGGTGGAGGCGGCCGCGGAACCGGCCCTGCCGCGGAGGTCGCTCGACGACAGCGACCTCGGTTGGGGTGACCGCGCGGACGACTCCAACGACGAACGGTTGCAGCAGAACCGTCCTCCGCACTGGTAGGCCGCGTCACCGCGTCACGGCACCACGACGGCTGACAGGTCGGCCGTCCCGGCCGCGCCGGCCAGTGCGGCCGCCTCCTCCGGCTGGACGGCGAGCATCAGCGGTACGGACGCCGACGCCTCACCCGAACCGCCGAGCAGCCCTGAGCCACGGTCCTGAGCCGCCGGCGCAGGGAGGACGAGCGCGCCCCTCGCGACCGCGCTGCCCGGCCCGGCCTGCGCCGAGGCGGCCAGCACGTCGACCCGGTCGCCGGGCTGCAGCAGCGTCGCGACGGCACCGTCCGCAAGGCGGACGGCGGCGACCACGGTGCCCGGTGGACCGGTCAACCGGCCGCCGGTCAGCACCCCGGGGACCAGCGGCAGGCCGGCCGGCACCGGTACGGCCGTGCGCTGACCGACCACCGAGGCATGCCCGGCGGCCCGGGCACCCGCCACCGCGGTGTCCGGGGGGACCGCCGCAGTCCGCACGTCGGCATCCGTCAGGACGGTGCCGGCCGGTACGTCGTGCGCCGCGACCAGCACGTCGACGGTGGCCGGTGGCTCCGGGCGGAGCTGACCGACCGCCACCGCCGCCGCGAGACCGAGCGCCACCGCGGCGAACGGGACGCGCGCCCGCCACAGCAGGATGCGCAGGCGCCGCCGCCAGGGCGGCCGGCGGAAGGTCAGTGCGGGTGGCGGTGGCAGGACTCGACGGGGCACGCGGCGACGCTAGGCGGAGCCGGTTGCGGTGCGGTGTGCAGGTGGCCGCCGTGCGACGGTGGCGGCCGCCAGGCGGGCTGTGGGTCGCTCGCTCCAGGTGCTCCGTGCTGGGCCGGCCGGGCGGTGGTCCGTCGGTCCGGCAGCGGTGCCGTCGGCCGGGACGTGGCGCCGCCGGTCAGGCCGCCGTCCCGCCGGTCAGGCCGTGCGGCCGAGGGTCACGCTGAGGCGGCCTTCGCCGTGCTGGACGTGCTGGACGTGCTGGACGGCGCGGGCGACGACGAGGCGCCGCCCGTCGAGCCACCGCTCGACGTCGTCGTTCCCGCCGAGGACGAGCCGCTGCCGGAGTCGGAACCGGCCGACGCGGAGCTGCCACCGGCCGACGCCCCGGCGCTCACCGGCTCCTTCGTCGTGCGTCCGCCCTTGCCGCCCGTCCGCGCGTCGTTGCGGTAGAAGCCGGAGCCCTTGAACACCACGCCGACCGGCGAGAACACCTTGCGCAGCTTCCCGGAGCACTCGGGGCACACGGTGAGGGCCTCGTCGCTGAACGACTGGTGGATGTCGAAGGCGTGGCCGCAGGCGGTGCAGGTGTAGGCGTACGTGGGCACTGGCTCGTCTCCCGGGGTCGAGGTCCCGATGGGAATGTGTCACCGACGGTCTCGGTGACACCCAGCAGAGCGCAGATCTGGCACTCCGCATTCCCGAGTGCCAGATTCTACCCCGGGTCGCCGAGCACGCCCGCGGGCTAACCTGCCCACGTGGCCCGTCCTCGAGTCGTCCGCACGGCACTCGTGACCGTCGCGGCGATCGTCGTGCTGGTGCTCGTGGCCGTGGTGGTCGGCGGCGTCGTGGTGCTGCGCCGACCGCTGCCCACGTCGTCGGGCACGCTCTCGCTGCCCGGGCTGACCAGGCCGGTCACCGTCACCCGGGACGCGCGCGGCGTGCCGACCATCACCGCGACCAGCGCGACGGACCTGTTCCGGGCGCAGGGCTTCGTCGCGGCGCAGGACCGGTTCTTCCAGATGGACTACCGCCGGCACGTCACGGCAGGCCGGCTGTCGGAGCTGGTCGGCGCGGACGCGCGTGCGCTCGAGGCCGACAAGGTGGTGCGGACGCTCGGCTGGCACCGTGTAGCCGAGCAGGAGTGGGGTCTGCTGGACGCGACGACCCAGTCGTACCTGACCGCGTACGCCGAGGGCGTGAACTCCTACCTCGCCAGCCGGGACCCGGGTTCGATCGCCGTGGAGTACACCGTGCTGGGGCTGCGCGTGCAGGTCGCGCAGCCCGAGCCGTGGCAGCCGGTGGACTCGCTCGCGTGGCTGAAGGCGATGGCGTGGGACCTGCGCAGCAACTACGAGGACGAGCTCGGACGGGCCCGGGCCTACCGCACCATCGGCGACGTCGGGAAGGTCGACGAGCTCTTCCCGCCGTACCCGCAGCAGCAGAACGCCCCGATCCTGCCCTCAGGTGGCGACGCGACCGTGGTCCCCGCGGTGGCACGCGCGCAGCTGCCGCTCGGCGACGGTCAGGCGCAGGACGCGTTCGCCGCGGCGGACCGGGCGCTGACGGCGGTCCCCGTGCTGCTCGGCACGGGCGCCGCCACGGGGTCCAACTCGTGGGCGGTGTCTGGTGCGCACACCGCCTCGGGCAAGCCGATCCTGGCGAACGACCCGCACCTCGAGCTGACCGCGCCGGGCATCTGGTCCCAGGTGGGCCTGCGCTGCCAGCAGGTGAGCGCGGACTGCCCGTTCGACGTCTCCGGGTTCGGTTTCGCCGGGATGCCGGGCGTGGTGATCGGTCACGACGCGCGGCTGGCGTGGGGCCTGACCAACATGGGCGCGGACGTGACCGACCTGTTCCTCGAGCGCGTCGACGACCGCTCCGGGACCCAGCTGGTGAACGGCGCGCAGGTGCCGCTGCAGGTGCGGCACGAGACGATCCGGGTCAACGGCGGCAACGACGTGGACCTCGTCGTCCGCACGACGACGCACGGCCCGATCATCTCCGACGTGCTCGACCTGTCCGGAGCCACGTCGGCGCCGACGCCCGACCGGTCGACCTCCGCCTTCCAGGTGTCGCTCGGCTGGACGGCCAGCACGCCGGGCCGGACGGCGGAGGCGATCTTCCGCCTCGACGCCGCCGCCACGGCTGCCGACGTCGCGGCCGCCGCCGCGCTGTTCGACGTACCGGCGCAGAACATCGTCTTCGCCACCACCGACGGGCACATCGGCTACCAGGCGCCGGGTCGGATCCCCATCCGCGAGACCGTGCCCGGTGACGTGCCGTCCGACGGCTCCTGGCCGCGCCCGGGCTGGGACAGCGCCTACGACTGGCAGGGCTGGGTGCCGTCGGCGCAGCTGCCGCACGTGCTCGACCCACCCGAGGGCTTCGTCGTCGCGGCCAACCAGGCGGTGCTCCCGCAGGGCACCGGTCCGTTCCTGACCGCCGACTACGACATGGGCTACCGCTCGCAGCGCATCCGCACCCTGCTGACCCAGCAGATCGCCGCCGGCAAGAAGATCGACATCGCCTCGACGCAGGCCGTGCAGGACGACACGCACAGCCCGATGGCCGACGTGCTGCTGCCGGCACTGCTCAAGGTCGACCTCGGCTCGGGCTTCGAGGCCGACGGCCAGCGCCTGCTGCGCACCTGGGACGGTTCGATGTCCTCGGACTCGGCCGCCGCCGCGTACTTCGCCGCGGTCTGGAACAACGTGCTGCGCCTGACCTTCGCCGACGACCTGCCCGACCACGACGCGCCGACCAACGACTCCCGCTGGATCGAGGTGATGCGGCACGTCGTCGACGCCCCCGACTCGCCGTGGTGGGACGACCGCTCCACCCTCGGCGTCGTCGAGGGGCGCGACGGGGTGCTGCGCAACGCGATGATCGCCGCACGGCAGCAGCTGACCGCGCAGCTGGGGGTGCGGGCGGACGAGTGGCGGTGGGGACTGCTGCACCAGGTGCGGCTGGAGCACCCGCTGCTCGGCGGTGCCGGTCAGCCAGGGGTGCTCCGCGGGGCGGTCAACCCGGCGGCGCAGCAGGTCGGCGGCGGCTCGTCGTCGGTCGACGCGACCGGCTGGGACCCGTCGACCGGGGGGTTCGCCGTCACCGCCGGCCCGTCGATGCGCATGGTGGTCGACCTGGCGGACCTGGACTCCTCGACGTGGGTCGACCTGACCGGCACCTCAGGGCATCCGGCCAGCCCGCACTACTCCGACCAGCTGTCCACCTGGGCCGCCGGGCGGCAGTTCCCGTGGCCGTTCTCGGCGGCCGCCACGCAGGCGGACGCGAGGTCGCGGCTCACGCTGCAGCCGTCGGCCTGACGAACCAGCGGGTACCGGTCGGCGTCGCGACCCCGTCCACCCGGCGGTCGTGCGCTGCGCGGGGGATCGGCTCGACGTCCGCGTCGTGCACCTCGTCGGCGTAGGTGAGCGCGATGACGGCGGCGTCCGGGCGCGCGTGCGCCAGCGCCCGGTCGTACCAGCCGCCGCCCTGGCCCAGCCGGTTGCCGTCGGTGTCCACCGCGAGCGCCGGCACCAGCACCACGTCGGCCTCGGCGAGCGCCTGCGCGCCGAGGGAGGGGCCGCTCGGCTCCGGCGGTCGCCCGGGCGCCCGCTCCAGAAGGTCGTCGGCTCCCGCGTAGTCCGCCCAGTCGCGCTGCAGACCCGTGCCCAGCACGGGCAGCAGCACCCGGACGCCCCGCTGCTCCAGCAGCTCGAGCAGCGGGCCGGTGCTGGGCTCGCCCGGCCGGGCGGCGTACAGCGACACGCAGCGTGCCGCATCGACCGCCGGGATGGCGACCACCACCTCGGCCAGCGCGCGCGCGTCCTCCTCGCGGTGCCGGGCGGACCGGTGAGCGCGCGCGGTGCGGATCCGCAGGCGCCAACGCTCCTTGAGCTGTTCGATCTCGTCCTCGTCCTCCGGCACGTGCAGTCCGGGCGAGGCGGCGTTGCTCATGACGACAGTGTCCCAAACCTGCGGCCGGACGAGTGACACCGCGCGGCGTCCCAGCCGTCGATCACCTGCGGTACCGGCGGTGGGCACCGGGGCGAGGTCGGACGCGGGGCAGAATGCCCCGCATGAGATCGGTCCAGGACCAGCTGGCTGCCGTGATGTCCGCGGTGGGACCGGTCGCCCCGCTCGACGTGGTGCTGCACGACGCGATGGGCGCCATCCTCGCCGAGGACGTCGCGGCGACGGTGTCCGTGCCGCCCGTGGCGGTGGCGGCGCTCGACGGGTACGCGGTGGCAGCCGCCGACGTGGCCCCCGGCGGGTCGGCGCTGCCCGTGGCGGTGGACCTGCGGGCGGCGTCCGTGCCGGGGCTGCGGCACGTCCAGGGGCAGGCGATACGGGTCGCGTCCGGCGCGCCGCTGCCGTGGGGAGCCGATGCGGTGGTGCCCGTCGAGGCGTCCGACCGGGGCACCGCGACCGTGCAGCTGGCGGGTGGCGTGCGGCCCGGGCAGCACGTGCGGCTGACGGGGGCCGACGTGCCGGCCGGCCAGGTGGTGCTGCGAGCGGGCACGCGGCTCGGTGCGCGGCAGCTGGCGCTCGCCGCGGCGATGGGACGCGGCCGGCTGCGGGTGCACCCGACGCCCCGCGTGGTGCTGCTGGCGGTGGGGGACGAGCTGGTCGAGCCGCCGACCAAGGGGCCGGCACCGACGTCGGCCGGGGACGGCCGCGTGTTCGAGGCCGACGGGCACGGGCTGGAGGCCGCGGTGCGGGACGCCGGCGCGCACGCCGTCCGCGTCGGGGTGCTGCCGGACGACCGCGCGCTCCTGCGCGAGGCGCTCGAGGACCAGCTGGTCCGTGCCGACCTGGTGCTGATCGCCGGCGGGCTGTCCGAGCTGGTGCACGACCCGGTCAAGGA from Cellulomonas sp. NTE-D12 encodes:
- the glp gene encoding gephyrin-like molybdotransferase Glp; this encodes MRSVQDQLAAVMSAVGPVAPLDVVLHDAMGAILAEDVAATVSVPPVAVAALDGYAVAAADVAPGGSALPVAVDLRAASVPGLRHVQGQAIRVASGAPLPWGADAVVPVEASDRGTATVQLAGGVRPGQHVRLTGADVPAGQVVLRAGTRLGARQLALAAAMGRGRLRVHPTPRVVLLAVGDELVEPPTKGPAPTSAGDGRVFEADGHGLEAAVRDAGAHAVRVGVLPDDRALLREALEDQLVRADLVLIAGGLSELVHDPVKDVLATLGGVRLDHVAMTPGPRHAFGSVGGELGRDRSIPLFALPGHPVAAQVAFEVFVRPALRQMAGHTEVFRPSVAAAVDTGWTSPPGLRQFVPATVLGAPEEGYRATPLGDPAAPSILGLAQANALAVVPEADVVVHRGQVVHCMVLEG
- a CDS encoding penicillin acylase family protein, whose product is MARPRVVRTALVTVAAIVVLVLVAVVVGGVVVLRRPLPTSSGTLSLPGLTRPVTVTRDARGVPTITATSATDLFRAQGFVAAQDRFFQMDYRRHVTAGRLSELVGADARALEADKVVRTLGWHRVAEQEWGLLDATTQSYLTAYAEGVNSYLASRDPGSIAVEYTVLGLRVQVAQPEPWQPVDSLAWLKAMAWDLRSNYEDELGRARAYRTIGDVGKVDELFPPYPQQQNAPILPSGGDATVVPAVARAQLPLGDGQAQDAFAAADRALTAVPVLLGTGAATGSNSWAVSGAHTASGKPILANDPHLELTAPGIWSQVGLRCQQVSADCPFDVSGFGFAGMPGVVIGHDARLAWGLTNMGADVTDLFLERVDDRSGTQLVNGAQVPLQVRHETIRVNGGNDVDLVVRTTTHGPIISDVLDLSGATSAPTPDRSTSAFQVSLGWTASTPGRTAEAIFRLDAAATAADVAAAAALFDVPAQNIVFATTDGHIGYQAPGRIPIRETVPGDVPSDGSWPRPGWDSAYDWQGWVPSAQLPHVLDPPEGFVVAANQAVLPQGTGPFLTADYDMGYRSQRIRTLLTQQIAAGKKIDIASTQAVQDDTHSPMADVLLPALLKVDLGSGFEADGQRLLRTWDGSMSSDSAAAAYFAAVWNNVLRLTFADDLPDHDAPTNDSRWIEVMRHVVDAPDSPWWDDRSTLGVVEGRDGVLRNAMIAARQQLTAQLGVRADEWRWGLLHQVRLEHPLLGGAGQPGVLRGAVNPAAQQVGGGSSSVDATGWDPSTGGFAVTAGPSMRMVVDLADLDSSTWVDLTGTSGHPASPHYSDQLSTWAAGRQFPWPFSAAATQADARSRLTLQPSA
- a CDS encoding SAF domain-containing protein yields the protein MPRRVLPPPPALTFRRPPWRRRLRILLWRARVPFAAVALGLAAAVAVGQLRPEPPATVDVLVAAHDVPAGTVLTDADVRTAAVPPDTAVAGARAAGHASVVGQRTAVPVPAGLPLVPGVLTGGRLTGPPGTVVAAVRLADGAVATLLQPGDRVDVLAASAQAGPGSAVARGALVLPAPAAQDRGSGLLGGSGEASASVPLMLAVQPEEAAALAGAAGTADLSAVVVP
- a CDS encoding 5-formyltetrahydrofolate cyclo-ligase gives rise to the protein MSNAASPGLHVPEDEDEIEQLKERWRLRIRTARAHRSARHREEDARALAEVVVAIPAVDAARCVSLYAARPGEPSTGPLLELLEQRGVRVLLPVLGTGLQRDWADYAGADDLLERAPGRPPEPSGPSLGAQALAEADVVLVPALAVDTDGNRLGQGGGWYDRALAHARPDAAVIALTYADEVHDADVEPIPRAAHDRRVDGVATPTGTRWFVRPTAAA
- a CDS encoding FmdB family zinc ribbon protein, which codes for MPTYAYTCTACGHAFDIHQSFSDEALTVCPECSGKLRKVFSPVGVVFKGSGFYRNDARTGGKGGRTTKEPVSAGASAGGSSASAGSDSGSGSSSAGTTTSSGGSTGGASSSPAPSSTSSTSSTAKAASA